GCGGCGGGCGGTTGAAGTCGAGGTGCGCGCCGTCGGCGGAGGGCGCGACGGCGGCGTCGGCCTCGACGGGTTCGCCGATCCGCAGCAGATGCTCGCCGAGGACGAGTTCGCCGCCGAGGGGCCACTCCTGCCAGCCGCGCGGCAGCGGCTCGGCGGTGTCGGCGTCCGGGTCGGGGAGTTCGCCCGGGGGTTCGGGCGGCAGCGGCACGGCGTCGGCGCGGGGGCGCTCCGGGGGCGGCTGCGGCACGGAGGGCCTGACGTGGTCGGCGCCGCCGGTGCGGAGGAGGGCCGTGCCGTCGGGGCGCACGGTGATCCGTACGCCCCGGGAGGGCACGTCCCGCCCCGTCAGCAGGACGGCGCTGCCGGGGACCGGGCCGATCGCGTGGGTGCCCTGCCCGAGCAGCCACACCCGGCCCGCGCCCCGGCCGCCGACGAGGCGGAGTTCGACGAGGGCGGGGCGGGGCAGGCGCTCGCCGTCCGGCAGCCGCGAGGGCGGCGGCAGCTCGGCGCGCGCGGGGCCGTAGCCCGCGGGTTCGGGCGCGGCGGGGACGCCGATGCCGAGGCGGGAACCGTCGCGGATGCCCGCGACCCCGAGGGGGGTGTCGGGGGAGAGTTCCGCCCCGTCCAGGTGGAGGGCGGCGGCCGTCCCGTGCTCGGGGGTGAGGCGCGCCGCGAGGGCGCCGACGGTGGTCGCGCCGGGGGTGTCGAGGAGGACGTCACGGCTGAGGTCCGGGGTGTCGGGCGTGGTGACGCTGACGAAGAGTCTCATCGGTTGCGCGGAGTCCGTTCCGAGTCGTTGCCGGGCGCGGCCGGCGCCCTGTCCTGTCCCTGCGCGGCAGCCGACACACCGGCCCCACGCCCTGCGGGGCCCTCGGCCCCGGCCCCTTCCGCCGCCCCGTCCTCGGGCTCCAGAAGGTCCACCCGGCCGCCGTCGGCCACCGCCGGGCCCTGGGGCTCGTCGAAGTCCCCGCCCGCCGGGGGCACCGCGTCCTCGCCCCACAGCCGGGGGTCACGCGGCCTTTGCGGCGTACCTGCGGCCGCCAGGCCGCCGCCTCCGTCCCGGGGGGCACGAGCGCCCTCGGTCCCGGCGGCGGCCCGCCCCCCGGAGGAGGCACCGCGCGACACGGCCCCCGCCGCACCGGCGGCCGGGATCTCCGGCACGGACGCGGCCCCGCCATCCGGTGCCCCGGAGGCGCGAACACCCGCGTCCCCGGGGCGTACGGGACCGTCGGCACCCGGCCCGGCCACGTCCCCACCCGGGGCGGCGGCACCGGCACCGGTCGGCGGAGGCCCCTCACCCGACCGGGAGCCACGCGCCTCCGCAGCCGCGGACGGGACACCGGCACCGGCACCGGCACCGGCACCGGACGATCCGCTGCCTGTGCCACCGTCCGCCGTGGCGGACGCGGCGGACACTGCGGACGCGGCGGAACGGGACCGGGCGGGGGCGTCCCCGGGGACGGGGGGACGCGTGGGCCCTCCGCCGGTACCCGACGCGGTCACGGCACCGCCGGGGGCCCCGGCACCGGCCCGGGACGCCGCTCCGCCGTCCGCGCCTCCGGGAGCACCCGTGGTCCCGGACCGCACGGACCCGGCGGCACCGGCCGACGGACTGCCGTCCTGCACCGGCGCGCCCTCCGTACCGCCGAAGCGCCCGCCGCCCGGTGCCCCCTGGCGTACGGGACCGTCGGCACCCGGCCCGGCCAGGTCCCCACCGGAGGTCGCACCGCGCGACGAGGACGCCGGTCCGCCGCCCGTGTCGCCGAGGACACCGCCGTCCGCCGCGGCGGACGCGGCCGAACGCGACCGGGCGGGGGCGTCCCCGGGGACGGGAGCACCCGTGGTCCCGCGCCGCACGGACCCGGCGGCAGCGGCACCGGCCGACGGACTGCCGTCCGCACCGCCGCCCCGCGCCGGGGGCAGTTCCCCGGGCTCGGTCAGGTCCTCGGCAGAGGCGGCGACGGAGGCGCGTGGTGCGGGTACCGGCGGGCCGGTGGTGGGTCCGGGCTTCGCGAGGCTGTAAGCCGTGCGGGGGTCGGGGGGCGGGGCGGAGGCGGCCGTGGTCACCGGCGCGATCGCGGGCGCGGCGGAGCGCGGGGGCTTCTCCAGGGAGGTTTGCGGGCGGCCCGGCGGGGTGGGGGCGTCCGGGGGGACGGAACCGCGGCGGCGGTGGCGGCGGAGAGTGCGGCTCACGGCCGTCGCGAGCGCGGCGGACTCGACGTCGACGCCGAGCCCCGGCCCGAGCAGCCGTCCGCCGGGCTCGGCGTGCAGGCTCCAGCAGCGGCCCGGCACGCGGGCCCCGCCGACGAGCGCCCGTACCCGGCCGGAGGCGCAGAGCCCGGCCAGCCGGGCCCGCTGCTCCCCGGTCGGGGCCCAGCAGACCACCACCGGCGGCTGCCCCGCCGCCCCGTCCACGAGGCCGTCACGTCCGTCGTCGGGGCTGTCGAGGCCGTCGAGGACGGCGTCCAGGTCCCGCCCCGGGTAGCGGGCGTGCACCCCGCGCGTCACCTCCACGTCCGGCCCGCCGGGAACCCGTTCGAGCTGCGCGGCCAGCGCCTGGAGGACACTGCGCGCGGTCCGCTGGTCGCCCTCCACGCCGATCGCGGGCGGCCCGTCCGCCCAGTCCACGGCGACCGGACCGGCGGCCGTCCGGTCCACGCCCAGCGCGAGCAGCAGCCGCCCGGCGGTGGGCTCGTCGGCCCTGTCCGCCCCGCCGTTCCCGCCGTTCCCGCCGTTCGCGTCGGCCTCTGTGGCCTCGTCCGTCGGTGCCGGCAGTACCGAGTCCACCGGCGCCGACCAGCTCCACCCACCGGGCGCGGCGGAGACGTCGTGCCACGGCGCCACCGGTTCCACCGGGCTGCGCCCGGTCACGACGACGGCGACCCGGTCGCGCTCGGGGCTCAGCCCGACCGCCGCGCCGTGGCAGCCCGTGCCGGAGGAGCGTTCGGCCGCGTCGAGCGCGGCGGTCATCGCGGCGGGCGCGGACGGGTCCGCGAAGTACGCGGTCAGCGTCCGGACCCGGCGCCGGTGCACCCGCCGGGCCCGCACCGGCTGGGTGAAGGCCCGGCGGGTCGTCCTGATCTCCCAGACGAGCCGGCGCCAGGCCGGCCGCACGCCGCCCTGGGCCCGGATCGCCCGTATCAGCCACCACAGGAGCAGCACGAAGGCGGTGGCCAGCCCGATCAGGATGACGGACGATCTGCGGTCCGGCAGTCCGAGGGCCAGCAGCGCGGAAGCGGCGGACGGCGCCCCGGCGGTCACGCGCCGCACCTCGCGGTGGACGGGGCGCGGAGCCGGGGTGTTCCGGGCGGATGGGAGGGCACGGGAACCTCGCGGGGGCTGGGTCGTCGGGTGGGGCCGACGCCGGTCCGGCCGCCGGGGCCTCGTCGAGCGTGCGGGCGACAGCAGGGGACCGACATCGAGCTACAGGGAGAATTCTCCGCCCGGGTTCCCCGCCGGGGCTCCTTCGCGACAATCATGGCTTGAATTCGACCGTCACATCAGTCACCTGCGGCTCTCTGAGCCCAAGCGCTCCAAACAAGCCAGCTCCCCCGCCACTCGCACCCTTCGTCCGCCCGCCGTCCTCCCTTTGTCCGCTCTTCATCCACCTTTCGTCCGCCCTTCGTCCGCACTCCCGGGAGGGAACGGGACACTGTCGGCCGCACCGCCCCTCCCGCGTAGGGTGACCGCATGACCGCCACCCCCGACGACGCCCCGCGCACCCGGCCCGTGCGCGTCGTCCTCGCCGACGACGAGGCCATGATCCGGGCGGGGGTGTGCGCGATCCTCGCCGCCGAGCCCGGCATCGAGGTGGTCGCCGAGGCGGCCGACGGGCACGAGGCGGTCGAGCTGACGCTGCGCCACCGGCCGGACGTCGTCCTGCTGGACGTCCGGATGCCCCGGTTCGACGGGCTGCGCGCGGCCGAGGAGATCCAGCGGGTGGCACCGGACACGGCGGTCGTGATGCTGACGACGTTCTCGGAGGACGAGTACATCGCCCGCGCGCTCGACTCCGGGGCGAGCGGCTTCCTGCTCAAGGCGGGCGACCCCCGGGAACTGATCGCCGGGGTGCGGGCGGTGGCCGACGGGGCCGCCTGTCTCTCCCCCGAGGTCGCGCGGCGGGTCATCGCCCGGCTCGGCGACGGCCGTCTCTCGCGCGCCTGGGCCGCCCGGCGGACGCTGGAGCCGCTGACCCGACGGGAACGGGACGTGGTCGCCCTCGTCGCCGACGGCCTCTCCAACGCGGAGGTCGCCGAACGGCTCCATGTCGTCGAGGGCACCGTCAAGGCGCACGTCAGCGCCGTGCTCGCCCGGCTCGGCCTGCGCAACCGGGTCGAGCTCGCGATCCTCGTGCACGAGGCGGGCCCCGTCCACCGAAAGTCGTAGCGCCCCGGGCACCTTGCTCCGGACCCGCGCCGCAAACCGTACTTTCGGTGGGGGCCGGGGCTTTGCCCCCTGGGGCAGAGTTGAGGGCATGCGCCGAGAAAGGACCCGTGACACCCTCGCCGACCTCGCACTCTGGGCCGTGCTCTGCTGCCCCGTGCTGCTGTGGTCCGCCCCGAGCGGCGGTGCCCCCTGGGCGGTGTCCGCCGCCGGGTGCGCCCTCCTCGGCCTCGCGGTGCTGCTGTGCCGCCGTGCCCCGCTGCTGTCGCTGGGGATCGCCGTCGCCCTCTCCGCCCTCGAACACCCCCAGCTCATCAGCCCCGAGTACACACTCGCGCTGCTGGTCTTCGGCTGTCTCACCGGCCGCCGCTCACCCCGGGCCCGCCCCGCCGCCCTCGCGTTCGCCGCGCTGGCCGCCAGCTGGCCCCTCGTGCTGCTCGCCACCGGCGGCGATCTGTGGAAGTGGCCCGGCCAGATCGCCGCGGTGTTCTTCGCCGTCGTCGTCCCCTGGCTGGTGGGACGGTACACGCGCCAGTACGCCGAACTGGTGCGCACCGGCTGGGAGCTGGCGGAGCGGATGGAGCGCGAGCAGCGGGCCGTGGCCGACCGGGAGCGGCTGCGGGAGCGGTCCCGGATCGCCGGGGACATGCACGACTCGCTGGGCCACGATCTGTCGCTGATCGCGGTACGGGCCGCCGCCCTGGAGGTGGACCGCACGCTGAGCGGACCGCAGCGGGAGGCCGCCGGGGAGCTGCGGCGGGCGGCGGCCGACGCCACGGCCCGGCTGCGGGACATCGTCGGGGTGCTGCGCGCCGACGGCGAACGGGCGCCGACCACGCCGGTCGGGGACACGGTGCGCGCGCTGGTGGACCGGGCCCGGGACGCGGGTCTGGAGATCACCCTCGCCGAGGAGGACACCCGGCCGGGCCCGGACGGCGGGCCCGGTCCGGACGGCGGGCCGGGCTCGGACAGCGGGCCGCACGGGGCATCACCGCTGCCGGAGATGGTGGACCGCGCGGTCCACCGGGTCGTCCAGGAGGCCGTCACCAACGCGGCCCGGCACGCGCCGGGCGCGGCCGTCGCGGTCGCGGTGGTCCGGGAGCCGGAGGCGGTCCGGGTCACGGTGGGCAGCGGCCCGGCGCGGCGGGCGCCGGGGCGCCCGGGGAACGGCAGCGGTCTGGTCGGGCTCGACGAGCGGGTGCGGCTCGCGGGCGGCAGCCTCGCCCACGGCCCCCGCGCGGACGGCGGTTTCACGGTGGAGGCCCGCCTCCCGGCCGCCGCCGACCACCCAGGGACCCCCGCGCCACCGTCCCCCGCCACCACGTCGGAACGGGAACTGGACCGGGCCCGGCGCCGGGTGCGGCGCGGGCTGTGGCAGGCGATCACCGTCCCCGTGGTGGCGCTCGCGGTCCTCGGCGTGGCGTTCTTCTTCATCGACGAGCACTTCCGCAACCGGAGCCTGCTGGAGCGGGAGCGGTACGACCTGCTCCGCATAGGCGACACCCGCGCGGACGCCGATACCCGGCTCCCCGAGCAGGCCCTGGAGCAGCGGCCCCCGGGGGTGGACCCGGAGCCCGCGGACGCGGGCGAGTGTCGGTACTACCGGGTGCGCAAGTACAGCGACGACAGCGCCTACCGGCTCTGCTTCCGGGACGACCGGCTGGTGTCCAAGACGGTGGTCGAGGACGTGCCGAACGAGGAGTTCCGCGACGGCGCCGACAGCGGCTGACTTGCCGGGGCCGACCGGGGCCGGCACCGGGCACACCCGTGCCGGAGCGCCGTCCGCGGGCACGGAATCACGCGCGCTCCCAGGTGATAGCGGGCGCGGAGGCAACCAAACCGCCCTCTGCTCTGTCCGGACACGGGAGACGGGAAGATCGCCGGGCCTGGCCTCTCCCCGTTCCGCTGTCCTTGTTGTTGGTCACCGTTGCCCCTAGTTGTTGGTCACCGTTCTGCTCGTCCCACCGACCCGGCACTGAGGAGTACGTCATGACGTCACAGCGTTCGATCCTGGGCTGCACCCTGGTCGCGGCGGCAGCCGCGAGTCTGCTCACGGCACCGGCGGCGTCCGCCGCGCCGCTCACGGACCCCGCCTCCGTTTCCGTCGCCCGGCCCGACGACTTCGACGGCGACGGCTACCGCGATGTCGTCGTCGCCGCGCCCGACGCCCAGGTGGGCCAGGTGAGAGCGGCGGGTCAGATCGCCGTCCACTACGGCTCGGCGAGCGGCGCGGTCACCACGCGCAGACAGACCTTCCACCAGGACTCGCCCGGGGTACCCGACCAGGCGGAGGAGGGCGACCGCTTCGGCCACGCCCTGGCCACCGGCGACCTCGACCGGGACGGCTACACCGACCTGGTCGTCTCCACACCTCTGGAGGACTACCAGCCCCAGTTCGAGAACCAGGGCATGCTCACCGTGGTCTGGGGCGGGAGCCAGGGGCTCGCGGGCGCGGCGACCGTCCTCGAAGGCCCCATCCGCGAAGGACAGAACGGCACCCTGCTGACGGCCGGGGACTACGACGGCGACGGGGACACGGACCTCGCCCTCAACCACAGTCACAAGGATCTGCGGATACTCTCGGGGCCCTTCGGCCGCGACGGTTCGGCCGCGGCGAGCAACACCTTTATCACCGGCGGTTTCTACCAGCGGGTTTCCCATCTCGCCACCGGTGACATCAACGGGGACGGCAGGGACGACCTCTTCTCCGTGCGGAGGCTCACGGACATGCCGCAGCGCGACACCCGGGGCACGGTCTACTGGCTGGGCGCCCCCGGCGGTCCGAGCGGCCCGGGGACGCCCGTGCTCGCGAACCAGGAGACCACCTCCTTCGGCGGCGACGAACTCGCCCTGGGCGACGTCGACAAGGACGGCTACGACGACCTCGTCATCGCCCGGTACGACGAGTACACGGGTACCGAGCCCCCGCCGCCCGCCGCGCTCGGCGGCAAGGTGACCTGGATACCGGGGTCCGCGCAGGGCCCGAAGGGCGATCTGGCCCAGCACATCAACCAGGACACCCCCGGGGTGCCCGGCGCGGCGGAGGCGGACGACGCCTTCGGCAGCGGGGTCGCGGTCGGCGACATCGACGGGGACGGCTACGCGGACATCTCGGCGGGCGTCCCGTCCGAGGAGCTGAACGGGACGGCGGGCACCGACCACGGCGCGGTGGTCACCCTGCGGGGCGGCCCGACCGGCCCGACCGGCACCGGGGCCCAGTCGTTCAACCAGAACACGGCCGGGGTGCCCGGCGCGGCGGAGGCCGGTGACGCCTTCGGCCGGACCACCGCCCTGATCGACACGGACGGCGACGGCCGGTCCGAGCTCTTCGCGGGAGCCCCCGGCGAGAACGTGAACTCCGGCGCCGTATGGTCCTTCGACGCCACGCCCTCCGGCCCGACCGCCCAGGGCTCGGTCTCCTTCGGCCCGGCCGCCACGGGCATCCACCCCGACGGCGCGGCGTTCGGCTCGGCCTTCCAGGACTGACCCCGGGCCCGGACCGCCCATGGCCCGGGGCGCGCACGCCCACAGCCCCGGGCCGAAACCCCGAAGCCGTGACCCGGGCCTGCCCCGACGACCCGGCACCGGCCCGGAACCCACGCGCCCGGCCGGAACAGGAGCACGCGCCGGAGCACGTGCTCCGGGCCCGGCCCTCGCGGCCCCGGGCAGAGCACGGCCCCCACGGCCGATGGGGCGCCGTGGCCCCGCGCGGTCGCCCGAGGGCCCGAGCCCTCCGCCCGGAGGCCGCACCGGGGACGAAAGCCCAGCCCCTGGAGACGACCGGGTACGCCCGAAGCCGCGCCGAGCCCGGTGCCCACAGACACGAGCACAGACACAGGAACAGGCACAGACACGGGCACGGGCACGGGCACACCCGCGGAGGACCCGGAGTCCGGCGCCGTCGCCCCGAGGGGCCCGAGCCCCCACCCGGGAGGCAGCCCCGGGATGGAACCGAAGGCCCCGGGGCCCGAGCGGACCCGGGCCCCGCGCCGTCACCCCGGGACTTCAGGGGCGACCTGAGCCCGGCGCACGGCCGCCCGACCTCTGCCGGAGGCCCGGCGCACCGCCGCCGAAGGGGTCAGGGGGTCGGGCTGCGGTCGCCCGGCAGGGAGACCAGGCCCGGGTCGGTGTGGGAGGCGAGCAGCGGGTGGCACGGGAGTACGCGCACGGTGTAGCCGAACGGGCCGGTGCGGTCGGGGGTGAGCGTGCCCTCGTACATCCGGCGGCCCTCCAGGTCCGCGCCGCCGACCGGCTTCAGCGGGGAGACCCGGGCGTCGGCGATGGCGTCGTCCGGGTCGACGCGGCCCGCGACCGCCTGGACCTCCACATCGTCCGGACCGAGCGTGCCGAGGGCGACCCGGGCCCGGACGGTGAGTGCCGCCCCCAGCTCGGCCCGGCCGCGCGGGCCGGGCCCCGGGGGCTCGGCCGGGGCCCCGGGGGACTCCGGGGCCTCGATCGGCTCCACGGTCTCCACATGGTCGACGGCCACCCCGCCCCACTCCGCGAGCACCCGCGCCTTCCAGCGCGCGAGTTCCCGCGCGGTGTCCCGGTCCAGCGCCCGATGGGCGCGGGCGGCGGGCGCGTACAGCCGTTCCACATACTCCCGGACCATCCGCCCCGCCAGGACCTTCGGCCCCAGGACCGCCATGGTCCGGCGGACCATCTCCACCCAGCGCCGGGGCAGCCCCTCCGGACCCCGCTGGTAGAAACACGGCGCGACCCGGTTCTCGATCAGGTCGTAGAGCGCCACCGCCTCCAGGTCGTCGCGGCGCTCCTCGTGCGCGGTGGACCCGTCGGCGGTGGGGATCGCCCAGCCGAAGTCCGGCTCGTACCACTCGTCCCACCAGCCGTCGAGCACGGAGAGGTTGAGCCCCCCGTTCAGCGCGGCCTTCATCCCGCTCGTCCCGCACGCCTCCAGCGGGCGGAGGGGGTTGTTCAGCCAGACGTCGCAGCCGGGGTAGAGCTTCTGCGCGAGCCCCATCCCGTAGTCGGGCAGAAAGACGATCCGGTGCCGCACCCGGGGATCGTCGGCGAACCGCACCAGCTCCTGGATGAGCCGTTTGCCGCCGTCGTCGGCGGGGTGCGCCTTGCCCGCGACGACGATCTGCACCGGCCGGGACGGGTGGAGCAGCAACTCCCGCAGCCGGTCCCGGTCGCGCAGCATCAGTGTGAGCCGTTTGTACGAGGGGACCCGGCGGGCGAAGCCGATCGTG
The nucleotide sequence above comes from Streptomyces clavuligerus. Encoded proteins:
- a CDS encoding sensor histidine kinase, yielding MRRERTRDTLADLALWAVLCCPVLLWSAPSGGAPWAVSAAGCALLGLAVLLCRRAPLLSLGIAVALSALEHPQLISPEYTLALLVFGCLTGRRSPRARPAALAFAALAASWPLVLLATGGDLWKWPGQIAAVFFAVVVPWLVGRYTRQYAELVRTGWELAERMEREQRAVADRERLRERSRIAGDMHDSLGHDLSLIAVRAAALEVDRTLSGPQREAAGELRRAAADATARLRDIVGVLRADGERAPTTPVGDTVRALVDRARDAGLEITLAEEDTRPGPDGGPGPDGGPGSDSGPHGASPLPEMVDRAVHRVVQEAVTNAARHAPGAAVAVAVVREPEAVRVTVGSGPARRAPGRPGNGSGLVGLDERVRLAGGSLAHGPRADGGFTVEARLPAAADHPGTPAPPSPATTSERELDRARRRVRRGLWQAITVPVVALAVLGVAFFFIDEHFRNRSLLERERYDLLRIGDTRADADTRLPEQALEQRPPGVDPEPADAGECRYYRVRKYSDDSAYRLCFRDDRLVSKTVVEDVPNEEFRDGADSG
- a CDS encoding FG-GAP and VCBS repeat-containing protein, producing MTSQRSILGCTLVAAAAASLLTAPAASAAPLTDPASVSVARPDDFDGDGYRDVVVAAPDAQVGQVRAAGQIAVHYGSASGAVTTRRQTFHQDSPGVPDQAEEGDRFGHALATGDLDRDGYTDLVVSTPLEDYQPQFENQGMLTVVWGGSQGLAGAATVLEGPIREGQNGTLLTAGDYDGDGDTDLALNHSHKDLRILSGPFGRDGSAAASNTFITGGFYQRVSHLATGDINGDGRDDLFSVRRLTDMPQRDTRGTVYWLGAPGGPSGPGTPVLANQETTSFGGDELALGDVDKDGYDDLVIARYDEYTGTEPPPPAALGGKVTWIPGSAQGPKGDLAQHINQDTPGVPGAAEADDAFGSGVAVGDIDGDGYADISAGVPSEELNGTAGTDHGAVVTLRGGPTGPTGTGAQSFNQNTAGVPGAAEAGDAFGRTTALIDTDGDGRSELFAGAPGENVNSGAVWSFDATPSGPTAQGSVSFGPAATGIHPDGAAFGSAFQD
- a CDS encoding response regulator yields the protein MTATPDDAPRTRPVRVVLADDEAMIRAGVCAILAAEPGIEVVAEAADGHEAVELTLRHRPDVVLLDVRMPRFDGLRAAEEIQRVAPDTAVVMLTTFSEDEYIARALDSGASGFLLKAGDPRELIAGVRAVADGAACLSPEVARRVIARLGDGRLSRAWAARRTLEPLTRRERDVVALVADGLSNAEVAERLHVVEGTVKAHVSAVLARLGLRNRVELAILVHEAGPVHRKS